The Diceros bicornis minor isolate mBicDic1 chromosome 1, mDicBic1.mat.cur, whole genome shotgun sequence sequence ccgacTGTGCGGGGCTgcggttggggggaggggggagcggGATCATCTGAGGCCAGAGCCGCGGGGAGGGGGAGCGGCGAGAGCAAGGGGAGCGAGAGGGGAGGGACAGGTTAGGTGTCTGCTGCTCCGCGCCACTGCTGCCGGCGCCCGGTCCTCATCCCCGGGTAGCCCCTTCTGCAGCTAAGGGTTACCGCCGCACCACCTCTCCTCTTTCTCGCCCGCCTCTGCGGCCAGGGCTCTGCGGTAGGAGACAGCCCAGCTTGGCGGCGGGTGGGCCTGTCTGGGTTTGGGTCTGGGTCTGCCTGGTGCCCGCACGGGAGAGGATGGCCGTGACTTGGTGTCCCCTCTCTGCAGCGGGCTCAGCTGTGCTGCGCAGACCCCTCCCCCAAATCCTCTCTTTGGGGTCACTGGAAAGCAGAGCTCAGGCCCGCTCCCTGTGCTTAGTATGGCAGTCCCCTTCTCACCCCTAGTCCCCCAACTCCTCGGGCCGAGGCCGCCCAGGGTCTGGCCAACAGCGACAGCCACAGTGGTGGCGGCAGCGGCAGCAGCTGCGACGCGGCGCGTCCTGCTCCCCCCTCCAGCCAGGGGTGTGGGGTGAGGGCCGGCGGGTGGGCGccgcctggcgggcgggcggacGGGGGGCTGGCAGCGAGGAGGGGGCGTGGGTCACGTGCCGGCGGGCGGGTGGGCGCGTACAGTAGGGCGCCCTGCTACTGTACTGGGGAGTCAGTGCCCTGTTACCGGGTCTCGTCTGTCTCGTCTCTCCCGCAGATCTCGCGAGAGTGGCTGACTGGCTGTGGGGGTTGCGGCGGCAGCAGGCGGAGCCGGGGAGGGAAAGCAGCGGCGGCTGAGGCGACTGAGGCGGCGGCGGGCGGAGCggcaggcggcggcggcgcggcggcGGAGCGCAGCATCATGGCGGACCGAGACAGCGGCAGCGAGCAGGGTGGTGCGGCGCTGGGCTCGGGCGGCTCCCTGGGGCACCCAGGCTCGGGCTCGGGCTCCGGCGGGGGCGGTggtggcggcgggggcggcggcggcagtggcggcggcggcggcggcggggccccGGGGGGGCTGCAGCACGAGACGCAGGAGCTGGCCTCCAAGCGGGTGGACATCCAGAACAAGCGCTTTTACCTGGACGTGAAGCAGAACGCCAAGGGCCGCTTCCTGAAGATCGCTGAGGTGGGCGCGGGCGGCAACAAGAGCCGCCTCACTCTCTCCATGTCAGTAGCCGTGGAGTTCCGCGACTACCTGGGCGACTTCATCGAGCACTACGCGCAGCTGGGCCCCAGCCAGCCGCCCGACCTGGCCCAGGCGCAGGACGAGCCGCGCCGGGCGCTCAAGAGCGAGTTCCTGGTGCGCGAGAACCGCAAGTACTACATGGATCTCAAGGAGAACCAGCGCGGCCGCTTCCTGCGCATCCGCCAGACGGTCAACCGGGGGCCCGGCCTGGGCTCCACGCAGGGCCAGACCATTGCGCTGCCCGCACAGGGGCTCATCGAGTTCCGCGACGCTCTGGCCAAGCTCATCGACGACTACGGAGTGGAGGAGGAGCCGGCCGAGCTGCCCGAGGGCACCTCCTTGACTGTGGACAACAAGCGCTTCTTCTTCGATGTGGGCTCTAACAAGTACGGTGTGTTTATGCGAGTGAGCGAGGTGAAGCCCACCTACCGCAACTCCATCACCGTGCCCTACAAGGTGTGGGCCAAGTTCGGACACACCTTCTGCAAGTACTCGGAGGAGATGAAGAAGATtcaggagaagcagagagagaagcgAGCTGCCTGTGAGCAgctccaccagcagcagcagcagcagcaggaggagaCCGCCGCTGCCACCCTGCTGCTGCAGGGtgaggaagaaggggaagaagatTGATCAAACTGAATGGGAAAAAaaccatacacacatgcatacacacacacatacacagccacacacacagaaaatatactgtaaagaaagagagaaaataaaaagtaaaaaagttaaaaaaaaaataacttaacTCCAAGGG is a genomic window containing:
- the PURA gene encoding transcriptional activator protein Pur-alpha, translating into MADRDSGSEQGGAALGSGGSLGHPGSGSGSGGGGGGGGGGGGSGGGGGGGAPGGLQHETQELASKRVDIQNKRFYLDVKQNAKGRFLKIAEVGAGGNKSRLTLSMSVAVEFRDYLGDFIEHYAQLGPSQPPDLAQAQDEPRRALKSEFLVRENRKYYMDLKENQRGRFLRIRQTVNRGPGLGSTQGQTIALPAQGLIEFRDALAKLIDDYGVEEEPAELPEGTSLTVDNKRFFFDVGSNKYGVFMRVSEVKPTYRNSITVPYKVWAKFGHTFCKYSEEMKKIQEKQREKRAACEQLHQQQQQQQEETAAATLLLQGEEEGEED